From a single Brassica rapa cultivar Chiifu-401-42 chromosome A01, CAAS_Brap_v3.01, whole genome shotgun sequence genomic region:
- the LOC103835135 gene encoding uncharacterized protein LOC103835135 isoform X3 translates to METANTGIFWYLDDCPIPEGLSALKVSQNMRLALSKLNYSGKVFIHAYGDSQKILEDLNHPSGDETLDFGKASISATKPALVVKDTPGNFDYHGTASIYSPDDESTPLLMLHHSSGDKDGMLGRILVDFMIWAIDNPAPANIILVLGSNMSRRQKEFENALLQVNMLRYNIHFAYPQNATCPSLPSVHIKWLWESLSSGGNPEEEEEEEEEEEEEEEEEEKNED, encoded by the exons ATGGAAACAGCAAACACAGGCattttttggtatttggatgATTGTCCAATACCAGAAGGTCTCAGTGCTTTGAAGGTGTCACAGAACATGAGATTGGCTCTGTCAAAGTTGAATTATAGTGGTAAGGTGTTTATCCATGCTTATGGCGATTCTCAAAAAATCTTGGAAGACCTAAACCACCCATCAG GAGACGAAACTCTAGACTTTGGCAAAGCATCCATCAGTGCTACTAAGCCAGCACTGGTTGTCAAAGATACACCCGGTAATTTTGATTACCATGGTACCGCATCCATTTATTCTCCAGATGATGAATCAACACCTCTACTTATGCTCCATCACTCATCAG GAGATAAAGATGGGATGCTTGGGAGGATTTTAGTGGACTTTATGATATGGGCAATTGATAATCCTGCACCAGCAAATATTATACTAGTCTTGGGAAGCAACATGTCAAGACGTCAGAAGGAGTTCGAAAATGCTCTTCTCCAAGTTAATATGCTACGTTACAACATCCATTTTGCGTATCCTCAAAACGCAACATGCCCCTCTCTTCCTTCTGTTCATATCAAATGGCTTTGGGAAAGTCTATCAAGTGGAGGTAAccctgaggaggaggaggaggaggaggaagaggaggaagaggaggaagaggaggaggagaagaatgAGGATTAG
- the LOC103835135 gene encoding X-linked retinitis pigmentosa GTPase regulator-interacting protein 1 isoform X1, whose amino-acid sequence METANTGIFWYLDDCPIPEGLSALKVSQNMRLALSKLNYSGKVFIHAYGDSQKILEDLNHPSGDQTLDFGKASISATKPALVVKDTPSNFDYLGTASIYSPDDESTPLLMLHHSSGDKDGMLGRILVDFMIWAVDNPAPANIILVLGSNMSRRQEEFENALIEVNMLRYNIHFAYPQNATCPSLPSVHIKWLWESLSSGGNPEEEEEEEEEEEEEEEEEEEEEEEEEEEEEEEEKKNED is encoded by the exons ATGGAAACAGCAAACACAGGCattttttggtatttggatgATTGTCCAATACCAGAAGGTCTCAGTGCTTTGAAGGTGTCACAGAACATGAGATTGGCTCTGTCAAAGTTGAATTATAGTGGTAAGGTGTTTATCCATGCTTATGGCGATTCTCAAAAAATCTTGGAAGACCTAAACCACCCATCAG GAGACCAAACTCTAGACTTTGGCAAAGCATCCATCAGTGCTACTAAGCCAGCACTCGTTGTCAAAGATACACCCAGTAATTTTGATTACCTTGGTACCGCATCCATTTATTCTCCAGATGATGAATCAACACCTCTACTTATGCTCCATCACTCATCAG GAGATAAAGATGGGATGCTTGGGAGGATTTTAGTGGACTTTATGATATGGGCAGTTGATAATCCTGCACCAGCAAATATTATACTAGTCTTGGGAAGCAACATGTCAAGACGTCAGGAGGAGTTCGAAAATGCTCTTATCGAAGTCAATATGCTACGTTACAACATCCATTTTGCGTATCCTCAAAACGCAACATGCCCCTCTCTTCCTTCTGTTCATATCAAATGGCTTTGGGAAAGTCTATCAAGTGGAGGTAAccctgaggaggaggaggaggaggaggaggaggaggaggaggaggaggaggaggaggaggaggaggaggaggaggaggaggaagaggaggaagaggaggagaagaagaatgaGGATTAG
- the LOC103835135 gene encoding uncharacterized protein LOC103835135 isoform X2 translates to METANTNTGIFWYVDDCPIPEGLSVLKVSQNMKLALSKLNYSGKVFIHAYGDSQKILEDINNPSGDETLDFGKASISATKPALVVKDTPGNFDYHGTASIYSPDDESTPLLMLHHSSGDKDGMLGRILVDFMIWAIDNPAPANIILVLGSNMSRRQKEFENALLQVNMLRYNIHFAYPQNATCPSLPSVHIKWLWESLSSGGNPEEEEEEEEEEEEEEEEEEKNED, encoded by the exons ATGGAAACAGCAAACACAAACACAGGCATTTTCTGGTATGTGGATGATTGTCCAATACCAGAAGGTCTCAGTGTTTTGAAGGTGTCACAGAACATGAAATTGGCTCTGTCAAAGTTGAATTATAGTGGTAAGGTGTTTATCCATGCTTATGGTGATTCTCAAAAAATCTTGGAAGACATAAACAACCCATCAG GAGACGAAACTCTAGACTTTGGCAAAGCATCCATCAGTGCTACTAAGCCAGCACTGGTTGTCAAAGATACACCCGGTAATTTTGATTACCATGGTACCGCATCCATTTATTCTCCAGATGATGAATCAACACCTCTACTTATGCTCCATCACTCATCAG GAGATAAAGATGGGATGCTTGGGAGGATTTTAGTGGACTTTATGATATGGGCAATTGATAATCCTGCACCAGCAAATATTATACTAGTCTTGGGAAGCAACATGTCAAGACGTCAGAAGGAGTTCGAAAATGCTCTTCTCCAAGTTAATATGCTACGTTACAACATCCATTTTGCGTATCCTCAAAACGCAACATGCCCCTCTCTTCCTTCTGTTCATATCAAATGGCTTTGGGAAAGTCTATCAAGTGGAGGTAAccctgaggaggaggaggaggaggaggaagaggaggaagaggaggaagaggaggaggagaagaatgAGGATTAG
- the LOC117126487 gene encoding uncharacterized protein LOC117126487 → MFPFARAPTVVLWDTFDCPIIPDDDFTEVFLITKSALEEKGIITGVYGSVEFRAFVGDMNECPGFPVFWIDKAKGKDDRLWSIITFLLAQANYYSSSTTFLNLLLVVGDISEHEEFQRTIRLLNSRRKFNVLLAQPPPQNASSSLGEELFDKDWLRSRLAAGEQLINKLGIGKTFEPPLKHIPSHQVALTSHQVALPSHQVATKLSFAKPLCLSKHMAERARTCVFWDTVAYPLPAGLHSDDVLQNIEDALSERGYSGRVSITAFLDDHPSPPGFTGCYVFYLNDGERDARHWQIALHLLAAARRTRIEPLNHMLLMGDISGHIELLRTIYLLNLRFSYNVILTQPPPENASSGEPLGKDWLCSSLSAGDKLLSQIEQNLIMSTVVQPLTPWQERYKAATTVVFWDLVDCPVPVGRTAVVASQIIRSAFEKMGYRGTVTIHAFGEVSNLDPLVSELRDVECYDENTPSGVFLEDMNPSGIVFHHTPTAHKDARREMMRGELGVWALANHAPTNVMAILRDTSEDKIFTGYLDVLRSINYNVVIAQPQNVLGQLFDLEWLCSRLGDRFLPRTRNSAS, encoded by the exons atgtttcccTTCGCCC GTGCACCGACAGTCGTGTTGTGGGACACTTTTGATTGCCCCATCATCCCCGATGATGATTTCACTGAAGTTTTTCTGATCACTAAATCGGCTCTTGAAGAAAAGGGTATTATTACTGGTGTTTATGGTAGCGTCGAATTCAGGGCTTTCGTTGGCGACATGAACGAGTGTCCGGGATTTCCTGTTTTTTGGATAGACAAAG CTAAGGGCAAAGATGATAGACTTTGGAGCATCATTACATTCTTACTTGCTCAGGCGAATTATTATTCATCAAGTACAACATTCTTGAATTTGTTGCTAGTCGTGGGAGATATATCTGAGCACGAGGAGTTTCAGCGGACTATTCGCTTATTAAATTCCAGAAGAAAATTCAATGTTCTTCTAGCACAGCCTCCTCCTCAAAATGCAAGCTCATCATTAGGAGAGGAGCTTTTTGACAAAGACTGGCTCCGCTCCCGTCTTGCAGCTGGAGAACAACTTATCAACAAGTTGGGCATAGGGAAAACCTTTGAACCACCTTTGAAACATATTCCTTCTCATCAGGTTGCTCTTACTTCTCATCAGGTTGCTCTTCCTTCTCACCAGGTTGCTACTAAGTTGTCATTTGCAAAGCCATTATGCCTTAGTAAACATATGG CCGAGAGAGCAAGAACATGCGTCTTCTGGGACACTGTGGCTTACCCACTCCCTGCTGGTCTCCATTCCGATGATGTTTTGCAAAACATTGAAGATGCTCTTTCTGAAAGGGGTTATTCTGGCCGTGTCTCAATCACGGCTTTTCTCGATGATCACCCCTCCCCCCCAGGCTTTACTGGATGTTACGTCTTTTACCTAAATGATG GAGAGAGAGATGCGCGCCATTGGCAGATTGCACTGCACTTGCTTGCTGCTGCTCGTCGCACTAGGATTGAGCCATTAAATCATATGCTACTCATGGGAGACATCTCAGGACACATTGAGCTCTTAAGGACTATCTACTTGTTGAATTTGAGATTTTCCTACAATGTTATCTTAACACAGCCTCCTCCTGAAAACGCATCATCAGGAGAGCCACTTGGTAAGGACTGGCTCTGCTCAAGCCTCTCAGCTGGAGACAAACTTCTCAGCCAAATCGAACAAAATTTAATCATGAGCACAGTTGTACAACCTTTGACTCCTTGGCAG GAGCGATACAAAGCTGCAACCACGGTCGTGTTCTGGGACCTTGTGGATTGCCCAGTACCTGTTGGCCGCACTGCTGTTGTGGCTTCACAGATCATTAGATCGGCCTTTGAAAAAATGGGTTATCGTGGCACTGTTACCATCCATGCTTTTGGCGAAGTGAGTAATCTGGATCCGCTTGTTTCAGAACTAAGAGATGTGGAGTGTTATGATGAAAACACACCCTCAGGTGTATTCCTTGAAGATATGAATCCATCCGGAATCGTGTTTCATCACACACCCACAG CACATAAAGACGCTAGACGTGAGATGATGCGTGGTGAATTAGGCGTCTGGGCACTTGCTAATCATGCTCCAACAAATGTGATGGCTATCTTACGAGACACCTCTGAAGACAAGATCTTTACCGGTTATCTTGACGTATTGAGATCGATAAATTATAACGTTGTCATAGCACAGCCTCAGAACGTGTTAGGCCAGCTTTTCGATTTGGAATGGCTTTGCTCAAGACTTGGAGACAGATTTCTCCCTCGAACGAGAAATTCAGCCTCCTAG